One region of Desmodus rotundus isolate HL8 chromosome 11, HLdesRot8A.1, whole genome shotgun sequence genomic DNA includes:
- the ETV7 gene encoding transcription factor ETV7 isoform X3, producing the protein MPSRYCPYSLEEETRPSQVGPQRGLLQQPPDLGLTNSLSHLDAPGLARCPLSREESLNLCHCAELSYRAEGICSFPTMPKAPVDGRIADCRLLWDYVYQLLSDTRYEPYIKWEDKNAKIFRVVDPNGLARLWGNHKNRVNMTYEKMSRALRHYYKLNIIKKEPGQKLLFRFLKIPGKITKDRGSRLEQLESQEQDKMDFKEEMLEVSP; encoded by the exons ATGCCCAGTCGGTACTGCCCCTACTCCCTGGAAG AGGAGACCAGGCCTTCCCAGGTGGGCCCCCAAAGAGGCCTCCTGCAGCAGCCACCAGACCTGGGGCTTACCAACTCCTTGAGTCACCTGGATGCCCCTGGCCTGGCCAGGTGCCCCCTCAGCAGGGAGGAGTCCCTCAACTTATGTCACTGTGCGGAGCTCAGCTATAGGGCTGAGGGCATCTGCTCCTTCCCCACGATGCCGAAGGCCCCCGTTGACGGCAGGATCGCAG ACTGCCGGCTGCTGTGGGATTACGTGTACCAGCTGCTCTCTGACACCAGGTACGAGCCCTACATCAAGTGGGAAGACAAGAACGCCAAAATTTTCCGAGTTGTGGATCCTAATGGGCTCGCCAGGCTCTGGGGAAACCACAAG AACCGGGTGAACATGACCTATGAGAAGATGTCACGTGCCCTCCGCCACTACTATAAGCTGAACATCATTAAGAAGGAGCCCGGGCAGAAACTTCTGTTCAG ATTTCTGAAGATACCTGGGAAGATCACCAAGGACAGGGGCAGCCGCCTGGAGCAGCTGGAGAGCCAGGAGCAGGACAAGATGGATTTCAAGGAGGAGATGCTGGAAGTCTCTCCGTGA